One window from the genome of Bartonella sp. WD16.2 encodes:
- a CDS encoding ABC transporter permease — MIENLALLSLSNGGWGVVILSSAGITLSLALCSVLLGLPLGLLNAVMIQSNIKILKVIATLFSSVFRGLPELLTLFLVYHGLQNLIQAILDYFNIETTFSINAFTAGVLALSMVFAAFSCEVWLGAFKIVDKGQYEAAKALGFSCSTTFFRIVFPQLIRNALPGLSNTWLTLLKDTSLVSTISLVDLMRQTNLAVAATNKPMFFYFVACLLYLLFSAISSTFLRYLETHTQTAYLKGLI, encoded by the coding sequence ATGATCGAAAATTTGGCATTGCTATCACTTAGCAATGGGGGGTGGGGTGTGGTTATACTTTCTAGTGCAGGAATAACACTGTCATTAGCCTTATGTAGTGTACTTTTAGGCCTTCCTTTAGGTCTTCTAAATGCAGTAATGATTCAATCTAATATCAAGATACTAAAAGTTATAGCTACTCTATTTTCATCAGTATTCCGTGGATTACCAGAACTTTTAACCTTATTTCTTGTGTACCACGGCTTACAAAATCTGATTCAAGCTATATTAGACTATTTTAATATCGAAACAACATTTAGCATTAACGCTTTTACTGCCGGTGTTCTTGCACTTAGTATGGTTTTTGCAGCTTTTTCTTGTGAAGTTTGGCTTGGAGCATTCAAAATTGTTGATAAAGGTCAATATGAAGCAGCTAAAGCTCTAGGTTTTTCGTGTTCTACTACATTTTTTCGGATTGTCTTTCCTCAGCTTATTCGCAATGCCTTACCAGGGCTTTCTAACACTTGGCTTACTTTGCTCAAAGATACATCTCTTGTTTCAACCATTTCACTGGTCGACCTAATGCGGCAAACTAATTTAGCAGTTGCTGCAACTAACAAACCCATGTTTTTTTATTTTGTGGCGTGTTTACTCTATTTATTATTTTCAGCAATTTCTTCTACATTCTTACGTTACTTAGAAACACACACTCAAACAGCCTATCTAAAAGGTCTAATCTGA
- the lpxB gene encoding lipid-A-disaccharide synthase → MNDRSFKIAIIAGEESGDLLGADLISSLSHKIGRNIHLIGVGGRHLKALGLKSVFNSDDLALIGLGAVLKKLPVLLMHIRNLSEFIAQEQPDCLIIIDSPDFTHRVAKKVRTLAPSIPIIKYVAPTVWAWRPERAKAMRKFVDHILAIFPFEKKIMRDLEGPPTTYVGHRLLTYPPLLTVQLEKKRLPFEQVSLPTMIVLPGSRSSEIRHLMPIFGRTVEIIKQRVPNLRIVILTLPCLMDEIRFLVQDWKNEVEIVAGENAKWHAFTDASVALAALGTVSLELALARIPMVLCYKLDYLSKLFIFPKITLWSAALPNIIADKPVVPEYFNEFLRPGTLARQIEQLLYNRLLRQAQLDAFDMIEERMKTELPSGVIAAQVIINFLKKKSEHLEV, encoded by the coding sequence ATGAATGATCGTTCTTTTAAAATTGCTATTATTGCAGGCGAAGAATCTGGTGATTTACTCGGAGCAGATTTGATTTCTTCTTTATCTCATAAGATAGGGCGTAATATTCATTTGATTGGTGTGGGAGGGAGGCATTTAAAGGCACTAGGCTTAAAAAGTGTTTTTAATTCTGATGATCTTGCTTTAATAGGTTTGGGGGCAGTATTAAAAAAATTGCCAGTATTACTAATGCATATTCGCAATTTATCCGAATTTATTGCACAAGAACAACCTGATTGTTTAATTATTATTGATAGCCCTGATTTTACTCATCGTGTTGCAAAAAAAGTGCGCACTTTAGCGCCTTCTATTCCTATTATTAAATATGTTGCACCAACTGTTTGGGCATGGCGACCGGAACGTGCGAAAGCTATGCGCAAATTTGTTGATCATATTTTAGCAATTTTTCCTTTTGAAAAAAAGATTATGAGGGATTTAGAAGGGCCACCTACTACCTATGTTGGACATCGCCTTTTAACTTATCCACCGCTCTTGACTGTTCAATTAGAAAAAAAACGTTTGCCTTTTGAACAAGTATCATTACCTACAATGATTGTTTTGCCGGGATCACGTAGTTCTGAAATTCGTCATTTAATGCCTATTTTTGGAAGAACAGTGGAAATTATTAAACAACGTGTCCCTAATTTACGGATTGTTATATTGACTTTACCATGTTTGATGGATGAAATTCGTTTTTTAGTGCAAGATTGGAAAAACGAGGTCGAGATTGTTGCTGGTGAGAATGCAAAATGGCATGCTTTTACGGATGCTAGTGTTGCACTTGCAGCACTTGGGACGGTGTCCCTTGAATTAGCTTTAGCAAGAATTCCAATGGTACTTTGTTATAAACTTGACTATTTATCTAAATTATTCATTTTTCCAAAAATAACATTATGGAGTGCTGCTCTTCCAAATATTATTGCTGATAAACCTGTTGTTCCAGAATATTTCAATGAATTTTTACGACCTGGTACGTTAGCAAGACAGATAGAGCAACTTTTGTATAATCGTTTATTACGACAAGCGCAGTTAGATGCTTTTGATATGATAGAAGAGAGAATGAAAACCGAGTTGCCATCAGGAGTTATCGCGGCTCAAGTGATCATAAACTTTCTCAAGAAAAAATCGGAGCATTTAGAAGTATAG
- the fabZ gene encoding 3-hydroxyacyl-ACP dehydratase FabZ, producing the protein MINTGEIKSLETVDIDKLLSILPHRYPFLLIDRIIEIDGDQKAIGIKNVTINEPYFMGHFPEKPVMPGVLILEAMAQTAGAISLLKLDDKKTGLVYLMTVDNAKFRKPVVPGDQLKLHVQLLKKRSGVRRFSCVAEVEGICVSEAEVSAMIVESEQTVK; encoded by the coding sequence ATGATCAACACGGGAGAGATCAAAAGTCTAGAAACTGTAGATATTGATAAATTATTGTCAATACTACCGCATCGTTATCCGTTTCTGTTGATTGATCGTATCATTGAAATTGATGGCGATCAAAAAGCTATTGGTATTAAAAATGTGACAATTAATGAACCCTATTTTATGGGGCATTTTCCTGAAAAACCAGTTATGCCTGGTGTGTTAATTTTAGAAGCTATGGCGCAGACAGCAGGAGCTATTTCACTTTTAAAATTAGATGATAAAAAAACAGGCTTAGTTTACCTTATGACTGTTGATAATGCAAAATTTCGTAAACCAGTTGTACCTGGTGATCAATTAAAGCTTCATGTTCAACTGTTAAAAAAGCGATCCGGTGTTAGACGTTTTTCATGTGTTGCAGAAGTAGAGGGTATTTGCGTTTCTGAAGCGGAAGTTTCTGCAATGATTGTCGAATCAGAGCAAACAGTGAAATAG
- a CDS encoding ABC transporter permease → MIPEWLHFLFNPKLLSYYSPRLIDGLIVTLELTFISCFIGFFLGILITLAHLSSNKPLQYLSRAYTYFFRGSPLLAQLFLFYYGLGSMSDFWQKIGLWWFFQNAWYCCLFIFALNSAAYQAKIFIGSFQSVATGQHEASKALGLSNSTTFFRILIPQAMILALRPLGNEFILIIKSSAIASLITIYDLMGIAKLIYARTFDFQVYVWVAIIYLFIVELIYGFIVLIERRLTRHLR, encoded by the coding sequence ATGATTCCTGAGTGGCTCCATTTTCTTTTCAATCCTAAACTCTTAAGCTATTATAGCCCAAGACTTATTGATGGTCTTATTGTTACTCTTGAGCTGACTTTTATTTCCTGCTTTATTGGTTTTTTTCTCGGAATACTTATTACGCTTGCACATTTATCAAGCAACAAGCCCTTACAATATTTATCACGTGCTTATACCTATTTTTTCCGTGGTTCTCCTTTATTAGCGCAATTATTCCTCTTTTATTATGGTCTTGGATCAATGAGCGACTTTTGGCAAAAAATCGGTTTATGGTGGTTTTTTCAAAATGCATGGTATTGCTGTCTTTTCATTTTTGCACTCAATTCAGCTGCCTATCAGGCTAAAATCTTTATAGGAAGTTTTCAATCTGTAGCAACTGGACAACATGAAGCATCAAAAGCTTTAGGGTTGAGTAACTCTACAACATTTTTTAGAATTCTTATTCCTCAAGCAATGATTCTAGCATTGCGCCCTTTAGGAAATGAGTTTATTTTAATAATTAAATCCAGTGCTATAGCTTCATTAATAACTATTTATGATTTAATGGGTATTGCTAAGCTGATTTATGCACGCACATTTGATTTTCAAGTTTACGTTTGGGTTGCTATTATTTATCTTTTTATCGTTGAGCTCATTTATGGTTTTATTGTTCTTATCGAACGCCGTCTAACCCGACATTTACGTTAA
- a CDS encoding transporter substrate-binding domain-containing protein — protein MKLLAIILMASVTLFTQLVNAKILKIATEGSYPPFSYIDSNNKLQGFDIDISYALCEKMEVECSIILQDFDGIIPGLLAKKYDAIIASLAPTQERLQKIDFTDSYYRTALAVIIPKDSHIKEISVEAFKGKNLGVQSNTTQSMYAEDNYASKGVNIKLYPTAIEVNRDLLSHRLDVVILDKLQILSWLENEGKECCRLLGSIEETQLPIAIGIRQNNDDLKNKFNEAIKKIRMDGTYDKIRKKYFEVDIY, from the coding sequence ATGAAATTATTAGCAATAATTCTTATGGCAAGTGTAACGCTATTTACTCAATTAGTAAACGCTAAAATACTGAAAATTGCAACTGAAGGCTCTTATCCCCCCTTTAGTTATATTGATTCAAACAATAAACTCCAGGGTTTTGATATTGATATATCTTATGCACTTTGTGAAAAAATGGAAGTTGAATGTTCAATCATTCTTCAAGATTTTGATGGAATCATTCCCGGTCTTCTTGCAAAAAAATATGATGCTATCATTGCATCCCTAGCTCCTACACAAGAGCGATTACAAAAAATTGACTTCACAGATTCTTACTATAGAACAGCATTGGCTGTAATTATTCCTAAAGATTCACACATTAAAGAAATCTCAGTGGAAGCATTTAAAGGCAAAAATCTTGGTGTACAATCAAATACGACACAATCTATGTATGCAGAAGATAATTATGCCTCTAAAGGAGTGAATATTAAACTTTATCCTACAGCAATAGAAGTAAATCGTGACCTTTTAAGTCATCGCCTTGATGTTGTTATTCTTGACAAACTACAAATACTAAGCTGGCTTGAAAATGAAGGTAAAGAATGTTGCCGACTTTTGGGAAGCATTGAAGAAACACAATTGCCTATTGCTATTGGCATACGTCAGAATAATGATGACCTTAAAAACAAGTTCAATGAAGCTATAAAGAAAATCCGTATGGATGGAACATATGACAAAATTAGAAAAAAATATTTTGAGGTTGATATTTATTAA
- the gltA gene encoding citrate synthase — protein MSENKAYIIVNDKKIELPVHKGTIGPDVIEITSLYKETDSFTYDPGFTSTASCESKITYIDGDEGVLLYHGYSIDQLAENGDFLEVCYLLLYGELPTKQEKADFDRRIMHHTMVHEQFSRFFHGFRRDSHPMAVMVACLGAMSAFYHDSIDITDAKQRMIASIRLIAKVPTLAAMAYKYSIGQPFIYPRNDLGYAANFLHMCFAVPCEEYKVNPVLARAMDRIFTLHADHEQNASTSTVRLAGSSGANPFACIAAGVACLWGPAHGGANEACLKMLQEIGSIEKIPEFIARAKDKNDPFRLMGFGHRVYKNYDPRAKLMQKTCHEVLKELNIQDDPLLDIAMELEKIALNDEYFIEKKLYPNVDFYSGITLKALGFPTEMFTVLFALARSVGWVAQWKEMIEDPAQKIGRPRQLYTGCAARKYVALNNR, from the coding sequence ATGTCTGAGAATAAAGCATATATTATCGTAAATGATAAAAAAATAGAATTGCCAGTGCATAAAGGAACCATTGGGCCTGATGTAATTGAAATTACTTCTCTTTATAAAGAAACTGATAGTTTTACTTATGATCCTGGGTTTACCTCAACCGCTTCTTGTGAATCAAAAATCACTTATATTGATGGTGATGAAGGAGTATTACTTTATCATGGTTATTCTATCGACCAATTAGCTGAAAACGGAGATTTCCTCGAAGTATGTTATCTTTTGCTTTACGGTGAATTACCAACTAAACAAGAAAAAGCTGATTTTGACCGCCGGATTATGCACCATACAATGGTGCATGAACAATTTTCACGCTTTTTCCACGGATTCCGTCGTGATTCTCATCCTATGGCAGTTATGGTCGCTTGTCTTGGAGCCATGTCTGCATTTTATCATGACTCCATTGATATTACAGACGCAAAACAAAGAATGATCGCTTCTATTCGTCTTATCGCAAAAGTTCCAACTCTTGCTGCTATGGCTTACAAATATAGCATTGGACAACCTTTCATTTACCCACGTAATGATCTTGGTTATGCTGCAAATTTCCTTCACATGTGTTTTGCTGTTCCTTGCGAAGAATACAAAGTTAATCCAGTTCTTGCACGAGCTATGGATCGAATCTTTACTCTACATGCAGATCATGAACAAAACGCATCCACATCAACCGTACGTCTTGCAGGTTCATCAGGAGCTAATCCGTTTGCGTGTATTGCAGCAGGTGTTGCATGCCTTTGGGGACCAGCTCATGGTGGTGCTAACGAAGCATGCCTAAAAATGTTACAAGAAATAGGTTCTATTGAAAAAATTCCTGAATTTATCGCACGTGCAAAAGATAAAAATGATCCTTTTCGCCTTATGGGCTTTGGCCACCGAGTCTATAAAAATTATGATCCTCGTGCAAAACTTATGCAAAAAACCTGTCATGAAGTTTTAAAAGAATTAAACATTCAAGATGATCCACTGCTTGATATTGCTATGGAACTTGAAAAAATTGCTCTGAATGATGAATACTTTATTGAAAAAAAGCTTTATCCTAATGTTGATTTCTATTCCGGAATTACATTAAAAGCTTTAGGCTTCCCTACCGAAATGTTTACTGTTCTTTTTGCATTAGCACGTAGTGTCGGTTGGGTTGCGCAATGGAAAGAAATGATTGAAGATCCAGCGCAAAAAATTGGCCGTCCGCGTCAACTTTATACAGGTTGTGCCGCACGTAAATATGTTGCTCTAAACAATCGATAA
- a CDS encoding amino acid ABC transporter ATP-binding protein → MNLENKNNKPVNTAKNPIISIQHLNKWYGTFQVLHDINLHVEIGERIVICGPSGSGKSTLIRCINQLEKAQEGSIHIHDVDIHTAPIQQQKAVLRIIGMVFQNFNLFPHMTVIQNCILAPMTVQGLSKKQAKERAIRYLTDVGIEKHCDKYPLQLSGGQQQRVAIARALCMEPKVMLFDEPTSALDPESVGEILEVMAQLANTGITMLCVTHEMNFAREVSERILFLENGKIIEDTASNIFFTNPKSQRAREFLAKIKH, encoded by the coding sequence ATGAATCTGGAAAATAAAAATAATAAGCCTGTAAATACCGCTAAAAATCCAATTATTTCTATTCAGCATTTAAATAAATGGTATGGAACCTTTCAGGTATTACATGACATCAATCTCCATGTAGAGATTGGTGAACGTATTGTTATTTGTGGCCCTTCTGGATCAGGAAAATCAACTTTAATCCGTTGTATTAATCAATTGGAAAAGGCACAAGAAGGGTCAATCCACATTCATGATGTTGATATTCATACTGCTCCCATACAACAACAAAAAGCTGTCCTACGTATAATAGGAATGGTCTTTCAAAACTTTAACTTGTTTCCTCATATGACTGTCATACAAAATTGTATTTTAGCACCTATGACAGTTCAAGGACTCTCAAAAAAACAAGCAAAAGAACGAGCAATTCGTTACCTTACAGACGTTGGTATTGAAAAGCATTGTGACAAATATCCTTTACAATTATCTGGTGGGCAACAGCAACGCGTTGCTATTGCCCGTGCACTTTGTATGGAACCTAAAGTGATGCTCTTCGATGAGCCAACGTCAGCTCTTGATCCAGAAAGTGTCGGAGAAATTTTAGAAGTTATGGCTCAACTAGCAAATACAGGGATAACGATGCTCTGTGTTACCCATGAAATGAATTTCGCTCGTGAAGTTTCAGAAAGAATACTTTTTTTAGAAAACGGGAAAATTATTGAAGATACAGCATCTAATATATTTTTTACTAATCCTAAAAGCCAACGTGCTCGTGAATTTCTTGCTAAAATTAAACATTAA
- the lpxD gene encoding UDP-3-O-(3-hydroxymyristoyl)glucosamine N-acyltransferase produces MFVDGGCIFFTPSRRLTVADVAELTGAKLLNPEFSNTVINTLSSIESAEEGSLVFIENQKFSDTLLRSSAVAVFCTNDIAFKIPKSIAVLVTSTPQRDFAQIGRILFPDSVKPVPWFGKKEISPHAHIHPSAKLEHDVCIEAGAVIGKNVEIGSGTLVSSTAVIGENCCIGRECYIAPKVTVQYSLIGDRVYLYPGVCVGQDGFGYVNGVAGIEKIPHLGRVIIQDGVEIGANTTIDRGTLEDTIIGEGSKIDNLVQIAHNVKIGRYCLIAAQCGIAGSTSIGDMSRLGGSVGVADHIAIGECVQIAAGSGVMNDIPDGEKWGGIPARPFKQWFREVAALRSIGKVKREKR; encoded by the coding sequence GTGTTTGTAGATGGCGGGTGCATTTTTTTTACGCCCTCTCGGCGGTTGACAGTCGCTGATGTTGCAGAGCTGACAGGTGCAAAACTTCTTAATCCAGAGTTTTCTAATACAGTTATAAATACCCTTTCTTCTATTGAAAGTGCTGAGGAAGGTTCTCTTGTTTTTATAGAGAATCAAAAATTTTCTGATACTTTATTAAGAAGTTCTGCAGTTGCTGTTTTTTGTACAAATGATATTGCTTTTAAAATTCCTAAATCTATTGCAGTTTTGGTGACATCAACGCCGCAACGTGATTTTGCTCAGATTGGACGCATTTTATTTCCTGATTCTGTTAAGCCAGTACCTTGGTTTGGCAAAAAAGAAATTTCACCACATGCACATATTCATCCAAGTGCTAAACTTGAACATGATGTGTGTATTGAAGCGGGGGCTGTTATTGGTAAAAATGTTGAAATTGGTTCAGGTACACTTGTTTCATCAACTGCTGTTATTGGAGAAAATTGCTGTATTGGACGTGAATGTTATATTGCTCCTAAAGTTACAGTTCAATACTCTTTAATAGGTGATAGAGTTTATCTTTATCCTGGTGTTTGTGTTGGGCAGGATGGTTTTGGCTATGTTAATGGTGTTGCTGGAATTGAAAAAATTCCACATCTTGGTCGTGTGATCATTCAAGATGGTGTAGAAATTGGTGCAAATACGACGATTGATCGCGGAACACTCGAAGATACAATTATCGGTGAGGGAAGCAAAATCGATAATCTAGTACAAATTGCTCATAATGTAAAAATTGGTCGTTATTGCCTTATTGCTGCTCAATGTGGAATTGCTGGAAGTACATCTATAGGTGATATGTCTCGGCTTGGTGGAAGTGTTGGAGTCGCAGATCATATTGCGATAGGTGAATGTGTTCAAATTGCTGCTGGCAGTGGCGTTATGAATGATATTCCAGATGGTGAAAAATGGGGTGGCATTCCAGCACGACCATTTAAACAGTGGTTTCGTGAAGTGGCGGCACTGCGTAGTATTGGTAAAGTCAAAAGGGAGAAACGTTGA
- a CDS encoding LpxI family protein, giving the protein MSFSGNRSFLSGRVAIIAGNGILPVTVARALEESGQKPFLVLLRGEADATLYNYEHCELSIGELARLFKALKKAAICNVILAGGVKKRPTLLQLRPDWTILLALPKLLKVLGSGDDSLLKACIRVIEARGFQVIGVHEVLPDLLAPIEFNLTSRRATQNESMDIRLAAKATRLLGQLDVGQGAVAINGRVVALEGAEGTDNMLRRVYEMRERNQIPLKGGVLVKSAKPQQDHRVDLPSIGPTTVINVAKSGLVGIAVEANRSLILSLRETIEEANKHSLFIETFEKFDDE; this is encoded by the coding sequence ATGTCTTTTTCCGGTAACAGAAGTTTTCTTTCCGGTAGAGTTGCCATTATAGCGGGAAATGGTATTTTACCCGTTACTGTTGCTCGGGCACTTGAAGAAAGTGGACAAAAGCCTTTTCTTGTACTTTTGCGTGGTGAAGCAGACGCTACATTATATAACTATGAACATTGCGAACTATCGATTGGAGAGTTAGCGCGGTTGTTTAAGGCTTTAAAAAAAGCTGCGATTTGCAATGTTATTTTGGCAGGTGGTGTAAAAAAGCGGCCGACTCTTTTACAATTACGACCTGATTGGACGATTTTATTGGCTTTACCTAAGTTGTTAAAGGTATTAGGGAGTGGGGATGATTCATTATTGAAAGCCTGTATACGAGTTATTGAAGCGCGTGGTTTTCAAGTTATTGGTGTTCATGAAGTGCTACCGGATCTATTAGCTCCGATAGAATTTAATTTAACATCGCGGCGTGCTACTCAAAACGAAAGTATGGATATTCGATTAGCGGCTAAGGCAACAAGGCTTTTAGGTCAACTAGATGTCGGACAAGGAGCTGTAGCTATTAATGGTCGAGTTGTTGCATTAGAGGGTGCAGAAGGAACCGATAATATGTTACGGCGAGTCTATGAAATGCGAGAAAGAAATCAAATTCCGTTGAAAGGTGGTGTTCTTGTCAAATCAGCAAAACCACAACAAGATCACCGGGTTGATTTGCCATCAATCGGGCCTACGACAGTAATTAATGTTGCAAAAAGTGGATTGGTTGGCATTGCAGTAGAGGCAAATAGAAGTCTGATATTGTCTTTAAGAGAAACAATAGAAGAAGCTAACAAACATTCGTTGTTTATAGAAACATTTGAAAAGTTTGATGATGAATGA